Within the Bacillus pumilus genome, the region ACATAATCAAGCAATGACGGAAGAATACGAGTTCGGAACTTCGATACACCATTAAGCGCAATATCCAGCAATTGATGCTGCACAAATGGATTGCAAAAGCGATCCCAGACCGATTGTGTATAAAGAAGAAGCTCATCTCGAGAGAGCTCAAGCCCTGGTAGTACTTCCTCCTCCAGCATCCGCCGGATGAACGGCCCAACATCTTCATCACCCACAGCTTCGTTTACAGTTTCTATCCCGCATGAGTAAGCGATTGGCACCATCGCTGTATGAGCACCGTTTAAAATCCGTACCTTGCTTATGCGATAAGGCGCAATATCCTCTACAAAAAGAACATTTAAACCTGCTTTTTGAAAGGGAAGCTCTTTTTGTACGAAAACAGGTGCTTCAATAACAAAGAGGTGATAGTATTCTGCCGTGACAAGCAACTCGTCGATATATCCCTCTTCCTTTTGAACCATTTCAGCTACTTCCTTAGAAAACCCGGGAACAATCCGATCCACAAGCGTATTGCAAAACGTATTGGCTTCCTTGATCCATGTGATAAACGCAAGCGGAAGCTCCCACTCAATTGCCATGTCTACCACATATTCCTTCAAACGGTCACCGTTATGTTCAACCAGTTCACAAGGAAGGATGATCATCCCTTTTTGTTCATCTCCAGCAAATGATTTAAACCGGTGATATAGGAACGCTGTCAGCTTTCCCGGAAAACTCGCTTGTGGTCGATCCTCCAAGCGATCCTCCTTTCTGAACATAAGTCCTGCCTCTGTCGTATTTGAGAAAACAAAGCGGAGATCGGGGTTTTCAGCTACTTGTAAAAAAACATCATAATCCATATACGTACTGATTCCTCTGCTGATCGATTGAATGATCATGCGCTCATTCATTTCTTGACCGTCATGATAGCCCTGAATACATAATGTGTA harbors:
- a CDS encoding tagaturonate reductase — encoded protein: MKRLSKSIYPVSEYPETILQIGEGNFMRGFMNWHIQKLNDCTDFKGRAVVVPPRKGSVAALNEQDGLYTLCIQGYHDGQEMNERMIIQSISRGISTYMDYDVFLQVAENPDLRFVFSNTTEAGLMFRKEDRLEDRPQASFPGKLTAFLYHRFKSFAGDEQKGMIILPCELVEHNGDRLKEYVVDMAIEWELPLAFITWIKEANTFCNTLVDRIVPGFSKEVAEMVQKEEGYIDELLVTAEYYHLFVIEAPVFVQKELPFQKAGLNVLFVEDIAPYRISKVRILNGAHTAMVPIAYSCGIETVNEAVGDEDVGPFIRRMLEEEVLPGLELSRDELLLYTQSVWDRFCNPFVQHQLLDIALNGVSKFRTRILPSLLDYVEQKKQLPMKLVFSLSSLIYFYRAHAEKIKDDETVLAFMKDVFEEVNKSNEAIAAKVLSCESLWGRNLTDIHDLVHAVADQLTFIQEEGMRAAVQRMLQHQYESQGEKA